A single Lolium perenne isolate Kyuss_39 chromosome 6, Kyuss_2.0, whole genome shotgun sequence DNA region contains:
- the LOC127305370 gene encoding glutamyl-tRNA reductase 1, chloroplastic-like yields the protein MMAGATSDTAAAGAFAASGTSAKPRGAASACPRVVAAGGRRRCRVVHCDAGGDAQAFAKAASIAALEQFKISADR from the exons ATGATGGCGGGAGCGACGTCAGACACAGCAGCCGCGGGCGCATTCGCCGCCTCTGGCACCAGCGCCAAGCCGCGGGGGGCCGCCTCCGCGTGCCCGAGGGTCGTCGCCGCCGGTGGGCGGAGGCGCTGCAGGGTCGTGCACTGCGACGCCGGCGGGGACGCACAGGCGTTCGCCAAGGCGGCCAGCATCGCCGCGCTCGAGCAGTTCAAGATCTCCGCCGACC GGTGA
- the LOC139829680 gene encoding FT-interacting protein 3-like, whose translation MAKAEKLVVEVVAAHNLMPKDGQGSSSPYVEVEFDHQKRRTRPRPKDLNPVWNERLLFPLADPDDLPYRAIDVAVYNDRASSASASAGNGRNFLGKVRVPAAGVPAPGEPVVPQLFTLEKRSLFSHIRGEITLKIYRTGAGAGEMVAKASKQEKQAKAPEVVAAPPLSGNRKQQQQHNQQHNQQPVVPVRPHHPPPQQQQQPQAPMDMMPHPQPAPMKPVMLSDHYPAPPFFSGPADFALKETRPSLGGGLTADKASATYDLVEQMQYLYVRVVRARGAAAQGGEAVVAEVKLGNYRGVTPAAAGQHQSWDQVFAFSKETIQSSFVEIFVRARGGGGDDHLGRLWFDLSEVPRRAPPDSTLAPQWYAMEDRKGERGGVEVMVAVWYGTQADEAFGEAWHSRAAAVQGHGPLGSIKSKVYVAPKLWYLRVSVIEAQDLLPMDKQGLMGMGRYPELFVRAQIGSQMLRTRPSPVMANRGPSSPFWNEDLMFVVAEPFEEFLVLSLEDHVSPGRDDVLGRLVLPVSAIERRWDEKLVVSRWFGLDRSTGAGNVAANNPNRFGSRVHLRLSLDGGYHVLDEATAYSSDLRPTAKQLWHPHVGVLELGVLGASGLIPMKAGNGRGATADSYCVAKYGQKWIRTRTVVDSVCPRWNEQYTWEVFDPCTVITVGVFDNCHVDKPASGNTTVAVRDNCIGKVRIRLSTLETDRVYTHAYPLLMLHPSGVKKMGELHLAVRFGCGNAGNMYHAYVRPLLPKMHYVEPLLVRQVESLRFQATSVVAARLGRTEPPLGKEVVEYMLDHRSHLWSMRRSKANFFRLVAVLSGLIAVGRWFELVRSWQHPVHSCVAVFTFLVFVLMPELILPTAFLVMAFTGLWRYRVRPRNPPHMDMRLSHADAATVDELDEEFDTFPSSRGDVVRFRYDRLRSVAGRVQTVVGDIATQGERMQAVLSWRDPRATLLFSIACVAAAVVAYAVPMKVLIGLSGLYAMRPPRFRSRMPSLLMNFFRRLPSKADILL comes from the coding sequence ATGGCGAAGGCGGAGAagctggtggtggaggtggtggcggcgcaCAACCTGATGCCCAAGGACGGGCAGGGCTCCTCCTCGCCCTACGTGGAGGTGGAGTTCGACCACCAGAAGCGCCGCACCAGGCCCAGgcccaaggacctcaaccccgtcTGGAACGAGCGCCTCCTCTTCCCCCTCGCCGACCCCGACGACCTCCCCTACCGCGCCATCGACGTCGCCGTCTACAACGACCGCGcatcctccgcctccgcctccgccggcaACGGCCGCAACTTCCTCGGCAAGGTCCGCGTCCCGGCTGCCGGCGTGCCGGCTCCCGGGGAGCCCGTCGTGCCGCAGCTCTTCACGCTCGAGAAGCGCAGCCTCTTCTCCCACATCCGCGGCGAGATCACCCTCAAGATTTACCGCACCGGCGCCGGGGCCGGGGAGATGGTCGCCAAGGCGAGCAAGCAGGAGAAGCAGGCCAAGGCGCCAGAGGTCGTGGCCGCGCCGCCTCTGTCGGGGAACaggaagcagcagcagcagcacaaccAGCAGCATAACCAGCAGCCGGTGGTGCCCGTGCGGCCGCACCATCCGccgccgcagcagcagcagcagccacagGCGCCCATGGACATGATGCCGCACCCGCAGCCGGCGCCCATGAAGCCGGTAATGCTCTCCGACCACTACCCCGCCCCGCCCTTCTTCTCCGGCCCCGCCGACTTCGCCCTCAAGGAGACGCGGCCCAGCCTCGGCGGCGGCCTGACAGCCGACAAGGCGAGCGCGACCTACGACCTGGTGGAGCAGATGCAGTACCTGTACGTGCGCGTGGTGCGCGCGCGCGGCGCGGCGGCGCAGGGCGGGGAGGCCGTCGTGGCCGAGGTCAAGCTCGGGAACTACCGCGGCGTGACGCCCGCCGCGGCCGGGCAGCACCAGTCGTGGGACCAGGTCTTCGCCTTCTCCAAGGAGACCATCCAGTCCTCGTTCGTCGAGATCTTCGTGcgcgcccgcggcggcggcggcgacgaccacCTCGGCCGCCTCTGGTTCGACCTCTCCGAGGTTCCCCGCCGCGCGCCGCCCGACAGCACGCTGGCGCCGCAGTGGTACGCCATGGAGGACCGCAAGGGCGAGCGCGGCGGCGTGGAGGTCATGGTCGCCGTGTGGTACGGCACCCAGGCCGACGAGGCGTTCGGGGAGGCCTGGCATTCCAGGGCCGCCGCCGTGCAGGGCCACGGCCCCCTGGGATCCATCAAGTCCAAGGTCTACGTCGCGCCCAAGCTCTGGTACCTTCGGGTGTCCGTCATCGAGGCGCAGGACCTGCTCCCCATGGACAAGCAGGGGCTCATGGGGATGGGCAGGTACCCGGAGCTCTTCGTGCGCGCGCAGATTGGGAGCCAGATGCTGCGGACACGGCCGTCGCCGGTCATGGCGAACCGGGGGCCGTCCAGCCCGTTCTGGAACGAAGACCTCATGTTTGTGGTTGCTGAGCCGTTTGAGGAGTTCTTGGTGCTGTCGCTGGAGGATCATGTGTCACCTGGAAGGGACGACGTTCTCGGCCGCCTCGTCCTTCCGGTGTCCGCCATTGAGAGGCGCTGGGACGAGAAGCTTGTTGTCTCCAGGTGGTTTGGGCTGGACCGTAGCACTGGTGCTGGCAATGTCGCCGCCAACAACCCCAACAGGTTCGGGAGCCGGGTGCATCTCCGGCTAAGTCTCGATGGCGGCTACCATGTTCTGGATGAAGCAACGGCGTATAGCAGCGATCTCAggccgacggcgaagcagctgtggCACCCGCATGTTGGCGTGCTCGAGCTTGGCGTGCTTGGAGCTAGTGGACTGATACCGATGAAGGCTGGCAATGGCAGGGGTGCGACGGCAGATTCGTACTGCGTTGCAAAGTATGGGCAGAAGTGGATCCGCACTCGAACCGTCGTCGACTCGGTGTGCCCCCGGTGGAACGAGCAGTACACCTGGGAGGTGTTCGACCCCTGCACCGTGATCACCGTCGGCGTGTTTGACAACTGCCATGTCGACAAGCCGGCATCAGGGAACACCACGGTTGCTGTCCGTGACAACTGCATCGGCAAGGTCCGCATCAGGCTCTCGACATTGGAGACGGACAGGGTGTACACCCACGCTTACCCGCTCCTCATGCTGCATCCGTCGGGGGTGAAGAAGATGGGGGAGCTCCACCTAGCCGTGCGCTTCGGGTGCGGCAATGCGGGCAACATGTACCATGCCTATGTCCGCCCGCTGCTGCCCAAGATGCACTATGTGGAGCCGCTGCTTGTGCGCCAGGTCGAGAGCCTGCGGTTCCAGGCCACGAGCGTCGTTGCTGCCCGGCTTGGCCGCACCGAGCCGCCTCTTGGCAAGGAGGTTGTGGAGTACATGCTGGATCACCGCTCGCATCTGTGGAGCATGCGGCGCAGCAAGGCCAACTTCTTCCGCCTCGTCGCCGTGCTCTCTGGTCTGATCGCCGTCGGCAGGTGGTTCGAGCTGGTTCGCTCGTGGCAGCACCCGGTGCACTCTTGCGTCGCCGTGTTCACGTTCCTGGTGTTCGTCCTCATGCCGGAGCTGATCCTGCCGACGGCGTTCCTGGTGATGGCGTTCACCGGGCTGTGGAGGTACCGTGTCCGTCCCAGGAACCCGCCTCACATGGATATGCGGCTGTCTCATGCAGACGCGGCCACCGTGGACGAGCTGGACGAGGAGTTCGACACCTTCCCTTCCAGCCGCGGCGACGTCGTCCGCTTCAGGTACGACCGCCTCCGCAGCGTGGCGGGGAGGGTGCAGACGGTGGTCGGCGACATCGCGACGCAGGGCGAGCGGATGCAGGCCGTCCTCAGCTGGCGCGACCCGAGGGCGACGCTGCTCTTCTCCATCGCCTGCGTCGCTGCTGCGGTCGTCGCCTACGCCGTGCCGATGAAGGTGCTGATCGGGCTCTCGGGCCTGTACGCCATGCGCCCGCCGCGGTTCCGCAGCAGGATGCCGTCCCTGCTCATGAACTTCTTCCGGAGGCTGCCTTCCAAGGCCGACATCCTGCTCTGA